A single Natranaerobius thermophilus JW/NM-WN-LF DNA region contains:
- a CDS encoding replication-associated recombination protein A: protein MDMDLFNYNLEEKKFNDTPLADRMRPRSLDDFVGQEQILGKGKLLRRAIEADRLTSIVLYGPPGSGKTTIAKIIAENTEKYFYQLNAVTSGVKDLREVVEKSKENRSYYSKGTIMFIDEIHRFNKSQQDALLPYVEDGTITLIGATTENPYFTVNNPLLSRSRIFKLEQLGIQEIETLLRRSLQDEEKGLGNYNVEINQDALQHLTDCSNGDIRIALNALELAVLTTVPNENGTRIITKEVAEESIQKKAVYYDRDGDYHYDVISAFIKSLRGSDPDAGLYWLARMLSAGEDPLFIARRMLIFASEDIGNADPMALQLALSVYQSVERLGLPEGRLTLAQGVTYLASAPKSNSSYKGILKAISEVEQGGHDQVPQHLKDSHYQGAKELGHGKGYQYPHKYPENFVHQSYLPEEFQDRIYYHPTENGKEKEIKQRLNRFWDKRGDDDE, encoded by the coding sequence ATGGATATGGATCTGTTTAATTATAATTTAGAAGAAAAAAAGTTTAATGACACTCCGCTGGCGGACAGGATGCGGCCTCGTAGCCTTGACGACTTCGTGGGACAGGAACAAATCTTAGGAAAAGGCAAATTATTACGAAGGGCCATTGAAGCCGATCGACTTACTTCAATCGTACTTTATGGCCCTCCTGGTTCTGGAAAAACTACTATAGCTAAGATTATCGCCGAAAACACAGAAAAATATTTCTATCAATTGAATGCTGTCACTAGCGGTGTCAAGGATTTACGGGAAGTGGTGGAAAAATCTAAGGAGAATAGAAGTTATTATAGTAAAGGTACAATTATGTTTATAGATGAAATTCATAGATTTAATAAGAGTCAACAAGATGCACTACTTCCATATGTGGAAGATGGGACAATCACATTAATTGGAGCTACTACTGAAAATCCGTATTTTACAGTTAATAATCCTCTTCTCTCTAGATCCCGAATATTTAAGCTAGAACAACTGGGGATTCAAGAAATTGAGACTTTACTACGTAGATCCTTGCAGGATGAAGAGAAAGGTTTAGGTAATTATAATGTTGAAATAAATCAAGATGCATTGCAGCATCTGACTGATTGTTCTAATGGAGATATTCGAATTGCATTAAATGCACTAGAATTGGCTGTATTAACTACTGTCCCCAATGAAAATGGGACGAGAATTATTACTAAAGAAGTGGCTGAAGAATCAATCCAAAAAAAAGCTGTATATTATGATCGAGATGGGGACTATCACTATGATGTCATTTCTGCTTTTATTAAATCTCTACGCGGTTCTGATCCAGACGCAGGTTTATACTGGTTAGCCAGGATGTTATCTGCAGGAGAAGATCCTTTATTTATAGCCCGAAGAATGTTAATTTTTGCCAGTGAAGATATAGGTAATGCAGATCCTATGGCTTTACAGCTTGCATTGTCAGTATATCAGTCAGTAGAAAGACTGGGCTTACCAGAAGGAAGGTTGACTTTGGCACAGGGTGTTACTTATTTAGCTTCAGCTCCCAAAAGTAATAGTAGTTACAAAGGGATATTAAAAGCTATTTCAGAAGTTGAACAAGGAGGTCATGATCAAGTACCTCAACATTTAAAAGATTCACATTATCAAGGAGCAAAGGAACTTGGACATGGAAAGGGTTATCAATATCCTCATAAATACCCTGAAAATTTTGTTCATCAGTCATATTTACCTGAGGAATTTCAAGATAGAATATATTATCATCCAACGGAGAATGGTAAAGAAAAAGAAATAAAACAACGTTTGAACAGGTTTTGGGATAAGCGTGGTGATGATGATGAGTAA
- the tgt gene encoding tRNA guanosine(34) transglycosylase Tgt, giving the protein MAISYQLEQTSSESRARLGKLKTPRGEIQTPVFMPVGTQATVKTMTPEELKNLDAEIILGNTYHLHLRPGNDIVREADGLHKFMNWDRPILTDSGGFQVFSLGKLRQISEQGVEFRSHIDGSKLFMTPEKSIEIQEDLGSDIMMVFDECPPYPAEYDYVKESMDRTIRWSKRCLQHQKHPEKQALFGIVQGGMYPELRKESALKTTELDFPGYAVGGLSVGEPKEMMLEVLNTTIPYLPEEKPRYLMGVGTPDYIIEAVRMGIDMFDCVYPTRVARNGTAMTRFGNLTVRNAVFQRDFQPIEEDCDCYVCQNYSRAYLRHLIKANEILGFRLLTWHNLFFLIKLIKELRQAIADDNFLAWRDSFYKNYQN; this is encoded by the coding sequence TTGGCTATAAGTTATCAATTAGAACAAACATCATCGGAATCCAGGGCTAGACTGGGAAAGCTCAAAACTCCTCGTGGTGAAATTCAAACTCCAGTTTTTATGCCTGTGGGAACCCAAGCTACTGTAAAAACCATGACACCAGAAGAGTTAAAGAACTTAGACGCTGAAATAATATTAGGTAATACGTATCATTTGCATTTGCGACCAGGAAATGACATTGTTAGGGAAGCAGACGGACTTCACAAATTCATGAATTGGGATAGACCCATACTTACTGATAGTGGGGGGTTTCAGGTATTTAGTCTGGGTAAACTAAGACAAATATCAGAACAGGGTGTTGAATTTCGTTCACATATAGACGGTTCAAAACTGTTTATGACACCTGAAAAATCTATTGAAATTCAGGAGGATTTGGGTTCTGACATAATGATGGTCTTTGATGAATGTCCACCCTATCCAGCCGAATACGATTATGTTAAAGAATCAATGGACCGTACTATCCGGTGGAGCAAAAGATGCTTACAACATCAAAAACACCCTGAAAAACAAGCCTTGTTTGGTATAGTTCAGGGTGGTATGTATCCCGAATTAAGAAAAGAAAGTGCTTTAAAAACAACAGAATTAGATTTCCCAGGTTATGCAGTAGGTGGATTAAGTGTAGGTGAACCTAAAGAAATGATGCTTGAAGTACTTAATACAACAATTCCTTATCTACCGGAAGAAAAGCCCCGATATTTGATGGGGGTTGGTACACCTGATTATATAATAGAAGCAGTTAGAATGGGTATAGATATGTTTGACTGTGTTTATCCTACAAGAGTAGCACGAAATGGTACTGCTATGACTAGATTTGGGAATTTAACTGTTAGAAATGCTGTATTTCAAAGAGATTTTCAACCAATAGAAGAAGATTGTGATTGTTATGTATGTCAAAATTATTCAAGAGCTTATCTAAGGCACTTAATAAAAGCAAATGAAATCCTTGGATTTAGATTACTGACTTGGCATAATTTGTTTTTTCTGATAAAGTTAATAAAGGAACTACGTCAGGCAATAGCAGATGATAATTTTCTAGCCTGGCGGGATTCTTTTTATAAAAATTATCAAAATTAA
- a CDS encoding SpoIID/LytB domain-containing protein — MVRTTSLITLILLFSIVFIGLNYDVSVSADSPGITSNLDEVEVGILHREDDLESSIKLEPVYNNTDLEIKLNGTAIPVSNGADGVNIEKKSNRLLINGETIDEFNQGSSISITYPMKIGPISSKQISELESKVESQEEITNITTIQESGAKYLEMELTELDAINSIMKIINDRLSKKGYSYQGDYLVILEKSQDKQMIEQRKDEFNDLDSLHTISFGDKWALLTEIDQLTTAFSLINKYDINMDDFKIYGPGFYRNKDNTEVITIDRPGKISILLTGDYSETELMKLKELISDKTFLETNLVKEGSKGLLIGSFNETVDESLIKNYLTDHKGIASKIGGKYRTEFATVSLKDFTEGNDTYQKSSSQKDSSQIEEIIIHGNGNPIELENNNRSYRGKMKLRLKDNGFMVTNVVGLEDYLKSVVPSETYSSWDIEALKAQAVASRTYAIYSQQNNNYNDFDLTDCQNSQVYKGYQAENSKTTEAVNSTMGEAIYYNGDVINALYHSNSGGKTEDPENVWGSAIPYLSSVESSWDEEAEDSNSDIYNWEKQISREKISEKLNEDYDLGELKDIEILERTSAGRVKELIYRGTKGEEKIFGDKNRTPMGLKSTKFEKTSNREDTEVSIKTGTGRQKKYVERDQLYAVSADSSIPKEVTESQQEYYIKSGNGIREVRKILQFTFSGKGFGHGLGMSQWGAHGMALEGYNYREILNHYYSDQIIIE; from the coding sequence GTGGTTAGAACAACTAGTTTGATCACTTTAATTTTATTATTTTCTATTGTATTTATAGGTCTAAATTATGATGTATCGGTATCTGCTGATAGTCCAGGAATTACATCAAATTTGGATGAAGTTGAGGTCGGAATACTTCACAGGGAAGATGATTTGGAATCAAGTATAAAGCTTGAGCCCGTTTACAACAATACAGACTTAGAAATAAAATTGAACGGAACTGCTATACCAGTTTCTAATGGTGCAGATGGTGTAAATATTGAGAAAAAAAGTAATCGATTACTAATTAATGGTGAAACTATCGATGAATTCAATCAAGGGAGCTCAATTTCAATTACTTATCCAATGAAAATAGGCCCGATAAGTTCTAAACAAATAAGTGAACTAGAATCAAAAGTAGAATCCCAAGAAGAAATAACTAACATAACTACTATTCAAGAGTCTGGTGCTAAATATTTAGAAATGGAGCTAACAGAACTTGATGCAATAAATTCAATCATGAAAATTATAAATGATAGATTATCTAAAAAAGGATATTCTTATCAGGGTGATTATTTAGTTATTTTAGAAAAAAGTCAAGATAAACAAATGATTGAACAACGTAAAGATGAATTTAATGACTTAGATTCATTGCATACAATTTCTTTTGGTGATAAATGGGCTCTTCTAACTGAAATTGATCAATTAACAACAGCTTTTTCTTTGATCAATAAATATGATATAAATATGGATGATTTCAAAATTTACGGTCCTGGATTTTATAGGAATAAAGACAATACTGAAGTGATTACTATTGATAGACCTGGTAAAATATCAATTCTCTTGACAGGTGATTATTCGGAAACAGAATTAATGAAATTAAAAGAACTTATCAGTGATAAAACTTTTCTTGAAACTAATTTAGTAAAAGAAGGTTCCAAAGGTCTATTAATTGGAAGTTTTAATGAAACAGTTGATGAATCCTTAATTAAAAATTATTTAACTGACCACAAAGGTATAGCTAGTAAAATTGGAGGAAAATACAGGACGGAATTTGCAACTGTATCTTTGAAGGATTTTACAGAAGGAAATGATACATATCAGAAAAGTAGTTCACAGAAAGACTCTTCTCAGATAGAAGAAATTATAATTCATGGTAATGGAAATCCAATTGAACTTGAAAATAATAATCGTTCTTATCGTGGTAAGATGAAACTAAGACTTAAAGATAACGGATTTATGGTTACTAATGTTGTGGGATTAGAAGACTATCTTAAAAGTGTCGTTCCCTCAGAAACCTATAGTTCCTGGGATATAGAAGCCTTAAAAGCTCAGGCCGTAGCTTCTAGAACTTATGCTATTTATTCACAGCAAAACAACAATTATAATGATTTTGACTTGACTGATTGTCAAAATTCACAAGTATATAAAGGTTATCAAGCTGAAAATTCTAAAACTACAGAAGCTGTTAACAGTACAATGGGAGAAGCAATTTATTATAATGGTGATGTGATAAATGCACTTTATCATTCTAACTCAGGTGGGAAAACTGAAGATCCTGAAAATGTATGGGGATCTGCTATTCCTTATTTAAGCTCAGTCGAAAGCTCATGGGATGAAGAAGCTGAAGATAGTAATTCTGATATTTACAATTGGGAAAAACAGATTTCTCGAGAGAAAATTTCTGAAAAGCTAAATGAAGACTATGATTTAGGAGAATTAAAGGATATTGAGATATTAGAACGAACATCAGCAGGACGAGTTAAAGAATTAATTTATAGAGGGACAAAAGGTGAGGAAAAGATATTCGGAGATAAAAACAGAACCCCTATGGGTTTGAAAAGTACTAAATTCGAAAAAACTTCTAATAGAGAAGATACAGAAGTTTCTATAAAAACAGGAACAGGTAGACAAAAAAAATATGTAGAAAGAGATCAGTTATACGCTGTTTCCGCAGATAGTAGTATCCCTAAAGAAGTCACAGAAAGTCAGCAAGAATACTATATAAAAAGTGGCAATGGAATAAGGGAGGTAAGAAAAATTCTCCAGTTTACTTTTTCAGGGAAAGGGTTTGGACATGGATTAGGTATGTCCCAATGGGGTGCCCACGGAATGGCCCTTGAAGGTTATAATTACAGGGAAATTTTAAACCACTATTACAGTGATCAAATAATAATTGAATAA
- the mnmA gene encoding tRNA 2-thiouridine(34) synthase MnmA, whose protein sequence is MMMSNRVLVAMSGGVDSSVAALMLKEQGYEVIGAHMRIWYREEDEELYEQNVKGCCSLAAVHDAKRVADKIGIPFYVLNFKEPFYDWVVKNFIDEYLQGRTPNPCIACNRFIKWEEFLKRAMALECDYIATGHYSKIVYDNLKNRYLLYRGKDKTKDQSYMLSQLTQEQLARTLFPLGDYYKEDVRNIAEQNELGVADKPDSQEICFVPNNDYGEFLQSVVPEHINPGPILDAQGNKLGEHKGIAFYTIGQRRGLGISLGRPVYVIDIDADNNALIVGDKEELYSDGLIAEEINLIPYEQIENSIDIECKIRYNSRNVSSTLQPYGNDQLLVKFNQPVEAVTPGQGVTFYQDDLVIGGGTILKATTKK, encoded by the coding sequence ATGATGATGAGTAATAGAGTTTTAGTGGCAATGAGCGGTGGGGTAGATAGCTCAGTTGCTGCTTTAATGTTAAAAGAACAAGGTTATGAAGTGATCGGTGCTCATATGCGAATTTGGTACAGGGAAGAAGATGAAGAGCTTTATGAACAAAATGTGAAAGGTTGTTGTTCACTAGCTGCTGTCCACGACGCCAAGAGAGTTGCCGATAAAATTGGAATACCTTTTTATGTATTGAACTTTAAAGAACCCTTTTACGATTGGGTTGTAAAGAATTTTATCGACGAGTATTTACAGGGACGAACACCAAATCCGTGTATAGCATGTAATAGATTTATTAAATGGGAAGAATTTTTGAAACGCGCAATGGCTTTAGAATGCGATTATATTGCGACTGGTCATTATTCAAAAATTGTATATGATAATCTTAAAAACAGATATTTACTGTACCGTGGTAAAGACAAAACCAAAGATCAGAGTTATATGTTATCGCAATTAACCCAAGAGCAGCTGGCCCGTACATTATTTCCCTTAGGTGATTATTACAAAGAAGATGTAAGAAATATTGCTGAACAAAACGAGCTTGGCGTGGCTGATAAACCAGATAGCCAAGAAATTTGTTTTGTTCCCAATAACGATTATGGAGAGTTTCTTCAATCTGTAGTACCTGAACACATTAATCCTGGTCCTATCCTTGACGCCCAGGGAAATAAACTGGGTGAGCATAAGGGAATTGCCTTTTACACCATAGGACAGAGACGAGGTTTAGGCATTTCATTAGGTAGACCAGTGTATGTTATTGATATCGATGCAGATAATAATGCCCTCATAGTTGGGGATAAAGAAGAATTATACTCGGATGGGTTGATTGCAGAAGAGATCAATTTAATTCCATATGAACAAATTGAAAATTCAATTGATATTGAATGTAAGATTAGATATAATTCAAGAAATGTATCCTCAACACTTCAGCCCTATGGAAATGATCAACTATTGGTTAAATTTAACCAACCCGTAGAGGCAGTAACTCCAGGTCAAGGGGTTACTTTTTACCAAGATGATTTGGTGATTGGCGGTGGTACTATACTTAAGGCGACCACGAAAAAATAG
- a CDS encoding TIGR04086 family membrane protein, with protein sequence MARMRNSSAGSNKAQGSSESLLNSPLVLGVILAYCITLVVFVLASLMFTFTPLPEAVMPYLTYITSIISVLIGSIYAAGKIGYKGWLNGGICGLLYFLGLFILSLVLGVQIVYGLQLISRALLAFVIGAVGGILGINIS encoded by the coding sequence ATGGCTCGAATGAGGAACAGTTCTGCGGGCTCAAATAAAGCTCAAGGAAGCTCTGAAAGTTTATTGAACTCTCCTTTGGTGCTAGGAGTGATTCTGGCTTATTGTATAACTCTAGTTGTTTTTGTACTAGCCAGTCTCATGTTTACGTTCACTCCACTACCAGAAGCAGTAATGCCCTATCTTACGTATATTACGAGTATCATCAGTGTATTAATTGGGAGTATCTATGCCGCAGGAAAAATTGGGTATAAAGGATGGCTCAATGGAGGGATTTGTGGTCTTCTTTATTTCTTGGGTTTGTTTATTTTGAGCCTGGTTTTAGGTGTACAAATTGTATACGGTCTTCAGTTAATTTCTAGAGCATTACTAGCTTTTGTTATAGGAGCAGTAGGTGGTATATTAGGGATAAATATCAGTTGA
- the yajC gene encoding preprotein translocase subunit YajC — translation MPEVVGSFLPLIILIAIFYFLLIRPQQKQQRERQEMLDNLKKNDKVITIGGIHGTIKDIKEDQLTLKIAENLSITMSKFGIQSVVNDENK, via the coding sequence ATGCCAGAAGTAGTGGGTTCGTTTTTACCGCTGATTATTTTAATTGCAATTTTTTACTTCTTGCTTATCAGACCACAACAAAAGCAGCAGCGAGAAAGACAGGAAATGCTTGATAATTTGAAAAAGAACGATAAGGTGATTACCATTGGTGGAATTCATGGTACCATCAAAGATATCAAAGAGGATCAGCTAACTTTAAAAATTGCGGAAAACTTATCTATAACCATGTCTAAGTTCGGGATCCAATCAGTGGTTAATGACGAAAACAAATAA
- the scfA gene encoding six-cysteine ranthipeptide SCIFF, whose product MKHIKIISEAKTTDNNKTGCGECQASCQSACKTSCTVGNQACEQK is encoded by the coding sequence ATGAAACATATAAAAATTATTTCAGAAGCAAAAACAACAGATAATAATAAAACTGGATGCGGTGAGTGTCAAGCTTCTTGTCAGTCTGCTTGCAAGACTTCATGTACTGTAGGAAATCAGGCATGCGAGCAAAAATAA
- a CDS encoding DUF1858 domain-containing protein, with product MTISEVLKKNPKTAEVFMKHGMQCLGCPSAAGETVEQAAMVHGADADKLLEELNKVFENEE from the coding sequence ATGACTATCAGTGAAGTTTTAAAGAAAAATCCTAAAACAGCTGAAGTCTTTATGAAGCACGGTATGCAGTGTTTAGGCTGTCCTTCAGCAGCAGGAGAAACCGTTGAACAGGCTGCTATGGTACATGGAGCCGATGCGGACAAGTTGTTGGAAGAACTTAACAAAGTTTTTGAAAATGAAGAGTAA
- the scfB gene encoding thioether cross-link-forming SCIFF peptide maturase, which translates to MRNFKPLIHIFNVADRYFLFDTNAETFLEISKTCYQIIEEARQNIGDRGLLTKESFSELINSEIEDIIRLSNLNYQDANQIEETITELKMLYEQGLIFSELQYPVDEKNIGKSGIKALCVHPAHDCNMRCSYCFAEGGSYSHDISYMDIDTAKQAVEFLVNNSGDRKNLEIDFFGGEPLLNFPVIEKCVAHAKELANKHGKHFKFTLTTNGLALTDSIIDFLVSNRFAVVMSLDGRKEIHDNYRTDLAGNSTYEKILPAFKKLLNKMQAHDYCEYYIRGTYTRKNLDFSEDVFHIADLGFSRISLEPVTGEENSSFSLNEHYLSKLKSEYLKIVENSLTRNNSSEINFFHFNLDLNNGPCTTKRITGCGAGFDYLAVDPGGNLYPCHQFVDMEEYSMGHVAENSLNSDISKKFKTNNLINKNDCYDCWAKFLCGGGCHASALKANNSIEMPNQLDCQLKKIQFEYALYKKAREQEVDKEGVVHHGYGSV; encoded by the coding sequence ATGAGAAATTTTAAACCCTTAATTCACATATTCAATGTAGCTGATAGATACTTTTTATTTGACACAAATGCAGAGACTTTTTTAGAGATCAGTAAAACTTGTTATCAGATAATTGAAGAAGCCCGACAAAATATAGGTGATAGGGGATTACTCACAAAAGAAAGCTTTTCAGAGTTGATCAACTCTGAAATAGAGGACATAATTAGGCTTAGTAATCTTAATTATCAAGATGCTAATCAAATAGAAGAAACTATCACGGAATTGAAGATGCTTTATGAACAAGGTTTAATCTTTTCTGAACTACAATATCCTGTGGATGAAAAAAATATAGGAAAGTCTGGTATCAAAGCTCTATGCGTACACCCTGCTCATGATTGTAATATGCGTTGTAGTTACTGTTTTGCTGAAGGTGGATCTTATTCCCATGATATAAGCTATATGGATATCGATACTGCAAAACAAGCTGTTGAATTTTTAGTGAATAATTCTGGAGACAGAAAAAACTTAGAGATAGATTTCTTTGGTGGAGAACCTTTATTAAATTTTCCGGTAATTGAAAAATGCGTTGCTCATGCAAAGGAGTTAGCTAACAAGCATGGGAAGCATTTTAAATTTACTTTAACTACCAATGGACTTGCATTAACTGATTCAATTATTGATTTTTTAGTTTCAAATCGTTTTGCCGTAGTTATGAGTTTAGATGGAAGAAAAGAAATCCATGATAATTATAGAACTGATCTGGCAGGTAATAGTACCTACGAAAAGATTTTACCTGCTTTTAAAAAATTATTAAATAAAATGCAGGCTCACGATTACTGTGAGTATTATATCAGGGGAACTTACACTCGCAAAAACTTAGATTTTTCCGAGGATGTGTTTCATATTGCTGATTTAGGTTTTAGCAGGATATCTTTAGAACCTGTTACTGGTGAAGAGAATTCAAGTTTTAGTTTAAATGAACATTATTTAAGTAAGTTGAAAAGTGAATACTTAAAGATAGTTGAAAACAGTTTAACAAGAAATAACTCTTCAGAGATTAACTTTTTTCACTTTAACCTAGATCTTAATAATGGACCATGTACTACCAAAAGAATTACAGGGTGTGGAGCAGGTTTTGATTATTTGGCTGTTGACCCTGGAGGAAATTTATATCCATGTCATCAATTTGTTGATATGGAAGAATATTCCATGGGTCATGTAGCTGAGAATAGCTTAAACTCTGATATTTCTAAGAAATTCAAAACTAACAATTTGATAAATAAAAACGATTGCTATGATTGCTGGGCTAAATTTTTATGTGGTGGAGGTTGTCATGCTAGTGCCCTAAAAGCTAATAACTCAATCGAAATGCCAAACCAGCTCGATTGTCAGTTAAAGAAAATTCAGTTTGAATATGCTCTGTACAAAAAAGCGCGTGAACAGGAAGTAGATAAAGAAGGGGTAGTTCATCATGGATATGGATCTGTTTAA
- a CDS encoding AI-2E family transporter — protein MDFEDRRWMKKIGLATTSVLIVIIIFAVLYWLLSTAVILRSQIINFLLPFLFAFVVAYILKPAVDYMEENKIPRILAILILYAIIGSFLVFVGGRAFATIVNEVQKLISIAPQYARDIQFFLMDLELWIERHDLPIMVTETIRENIAEAETELTEYLDRIVDVESLLAFALNIFGHFLSLVAFPIILFYFLKDTDLIKKNLSFLIPGRFRKRFLFAFRDINRTIGAYIRSQIIICGFIGLLTYLGLMILGVDFALVLGIFAGITNIIPYFGPFIGAIPSTVVALLQTPTLAIKVIILITIIQQIESQIVAPQVFGKNLAIHPLAVITVLIAGGQFFGILGMILAVPVLAITRVVVRHLAFDFWLAEKE, from the coding sequence ATGGATTTTGAAGATAGAAGATGGATGAAAAAAATTGGTCTGGCGACAACATCGGTTTTGATTGTAATAATAATTTTCGCGGTACTATATTGGTTATTATCTACAGCAGTTATTTTACGAAGTCAAATAATTAACTTTCTATTACCCTTTCTGTTTGCCTTTGTTGTTGCCTATATTTTAAAACCAGCTGTAGACTATATGGAAGAGAACAAAATCCCTAGGATTTTAGCCATATTGATTTTATACGCAATAATTGGCAGTTTTCTAGTTTTTGTTGGTGGTAGAGCTTTTGCAACTATTGTCAATGAAGTGCAAAAATTAATTTCTATAGCTCCACAATATGCTAGAGACATACAATTCTTTTTAATGGACCTTGAATTGTGGATTGAAAGACACGATTTGCCAATTATGGTAACAGAGACAATTAGGGAAAATATTGCTGAAGCTGAGACCGAACTAACGGAATATTTGGATAGAATAGTTGATGTAGAGAGTTTACTGGCATTTGCATTGAATATCTTTGGGCATTTCTTGAGCTTAGTTGCTTTTCCAATTATTTTATTCTATTTCTTAAAGGATACTGATTTAATCAAGAAAAACCTGAGTTTCTTAATTCCTGGAAGATTTCGTAAAAGGTTTTTATTTGCTTTTAGGGATATTAATAGAACAATTGGAGCTTACATTAGAAGCCAAATCATTATCTGTGGATTTATAGGGCTATTGACTTACTTGGGATTAATGATACTCGGAGTTGATTTTGCCTTAGTTTTAGGAATTTTTGCGGGTATAACTAATATAATTCCCTACTTTGGGCCATTTATTGGCGCTATACCTTCAACAGTAGTTGCTCTATTACAGACTCCAACTCTGGCTATAAAAGTTATTATTCTGATAACTATTATTCAACAAATTGAAAGTCAAATAGTTGCACCACAAGTTTTTGGAAAAAATCTAGCAATTCATCCTCTAGCAGTAATAACTGTTTTAATAGCTGGTGGACAATTTTTTGGTATTTTGGGAATGATTTTAGCTGTACCAGTTTTAGCTATAACTAGAGTAGTAGTAAGGCACTTGGCTTTCGATTTTTGGTTAGCCGAAAAAGAGTGA
- the queA gene encoding tRNA preQ1(34) S-adenosylmethionine ribosyltransferase-isomerase QueA, protein MKLEEFNYELPEELIAQKPLANRSKSRLMVVSINSSDVQHNHFEKLPQYVKDGDLFVINNSRVIPARLFGNKKQTGGKLEMVLLHPLEGKDEWEVLVKPGKRAKPGNVFEFGQETLEAEILDITPEGSRRVKFYYQGNFQQVLDQLGQMPLPPYIKEELEDPERYQTVYAKESGSVAAPTAGLHFTPEIISDIKDQGGEVAELTLHVGLGTFRPVETPNIEEHEMHAEYYQLPEETAKKINQAKQRGNRVIAVGTTVVRTLETVKTDDGLVQPGKGWTDIFIYPGYEFKVVDAMLTNFHLPKSTLLMLVSAFAGKDLIMSAYQAAIEERYRFFSFGDAMFIKN, encoded by the coding sequence ATGAAATTAGAAGAATTTAATTATGAACTTCCAGAAGAATTAATCGCACAGAAACCACTTGCTAATAGATCTAAATCCAGATTAATGGTAGTTTCAATTAATTCATCAGATGTCCAGCACAACCATTTTGAAAAATTACCACAGTACGTAAAGGATGGAGATCTGTTTGTAATTAATAATAGTAGAGTAATACCTGCCAGATTATTTGGTAACAAAAAACAGACAGGTGGAAAACTGGAAATGGTGCTACTTCACCCCTTAGAGGGTAAAGATGAATGGGAAGTGCTGGTTAAACCGGGTAAGCGTGCTAAACCCGGGAATGTATTCGAATTTGGTCAAGAAACTTTGGAAGCAGAAATTTTAGATATCACTCCTGAAGGTAGTCGAAGAGTCAAATTTTATTACCAAGGAAATTTTCAACAGGTATTGGACCAATTGGGTCAAATGCCTTTGCCTCCATATATAAAGGAGGAATTAGAGGATCCCGAACGATATCAGACTGTGTACGCCAAGGAAAGTGGGTCAGTAGCGGCTCCTACAGCTGGGTTACATTTCACACCAGAAATCATAAGTGATATTAAGGATCAAGGTGGAGAGGTAGCCGAATTAACTTTACACGTAGGCCTAGGTACTTTTAGGCCTGTAGAAACTCCTAATATTGAAGAACACGAAATGCATGCTGAATATTATCAACTCCCAGAAGAAACAGCCAAAAAAATTAATCAAGCAAAACAAAGGGGTAATAGAGTGATTGCTGTAGGTACAACAGTAGTTCGTACTTTGGAGACAGTTAAAACTGACGATGGTTTAGTTCAGCCTGGAAAAGGTTGGACAGACATATTTATCTACCCCGGATACGAATTTAAAGTAGTTGACGCTATGCTAACTAATTTTCATTTGCCTAAATCTACATTGTTAATGTTAGTAAGTGCATTTGCTGGCAAAGATTTAATAATGAGCGCTTATCAAGCTGCCATAGAGGAAAGATACCGGTTTTTCAGTTTTGGAGATGCCATGTTTATTAAAAATTAG